A portion of the Pseudomonas sp. GR 6-02 genome contains these proteins:
- the queE gene encoding 7-carboxy-7-deazaguanine synthase QueE, translating to MQDTLRITEVFYSLQGETRTAGLPTVFVRLTGCPLRCQYCDSAYAFTGGTLRTLDDILEQVAGFRPRYVCVTGGEPLAQPNAIPLLKQLCDAGYEVSLETSGALDISAVDPRVSRVVDLKTPGSKEAHRNRYENIELLTPNDQVKFVICSREDYDWAVSKLIQYGLNERAGEVLFSPSHHDLNARDLADWVVADNLPVRLQLQLHKYLWNDEPGR from the coding sequence ATGCAAGACACATTGAGAATCACCGAAGTTTTCTACTCGTTGCAGGGTGAAACGCGGACTGCCGGGCTGCCCACTGTTTTTGTGCGCCTGACCGGTTGCCCATTGCGTTGCCAATACTGCGACAGCGCCTACGCGTTCACTGGCGGCACCCTCCGCACGCTCGACGACATCCTCGAGCAAGTGGCCGGTTTTCGCCCGCGTTACGTCTGTGTCACGGGCGGTGAGCCCTTGGCGCAGCCCAATGCCATTCCCTTGCTCAAGCAGTTGTGTGACGCCGGTTACGAAGTGTCGCTGGAAACCAGCGGCGCGCTGGACATCTCGGCGGTCGATCCACGGGTCAGTCGCGTCGTCGACCTGAAAACCCCGGGTTCGAAAGAAGCCCACCGCAACCGCTACGAGAACATCGAACTGCTCACGCCCAACGATCAGGTGAAGTTTGTCATCTGCTCGCGGGAAGACTATGACTGGGCCGTGTCCAAGCTGATTCAATACGGTTTGAACGAGCGTGCCGGCGAAGTCCTGTTCTCGCCGAGCCACCATGACCTGAATGCACGTGATCTGGCGGACTGGGTGGTGGCGGACAATCTGCCTGTGCGTCTGCAATTGCAGCTGCATAAATATCTTTGGAATGACGAGCCGGGGCGCTGA
- the queC gene encoding 7-cyano-7-deazaguanine synthase QueC produces MTEQLNTAEKRAVILLSGGLDSATVVAMARAEGYSCYTMSFDYGQRHRAELQAAERVARDLGVVEHKVIGLNLNGIGGSALTDSSIDVPEAPSEGIPVTYVPARNTVFLSLALGWAEVLGARDIFIGVNAVDYSGYPDCRPEFIEAFELMANLATKAGVEGNGFRIQAPLQNLSKAQIVQAGVKLGVDYGLTVSCYQADDNGRACGKCDSCRLRAEGFAAAGISDPTPYF; encoded by the coding sequence ATGACTGAACAACTGAACACTGCTGAAAAACGTGCGGTCATCCTGCTGTCCGGCGGCCTAGACTCGGCGACGGTCGTGGCCATGGCCCGTGCCGAAGGCTATAGCTGCTACACCATGAGCTTCGATTACGGTCAGCGCCACCGTGCCGAACTGCAAGCCGCCGAGCGTGTTGCCCGCGACTTGGGTGTGGTCGAGCACAAGGTGATCGGCCTGAACCTGAACGGTATCGGCGGCTCGGCCCTGACCGACAGTTCCATCGACGTACCGGAGGCGCCGAGCGAAGGCATTCCGGTGACTTATGTGCCGGCGCGCAACACGGTGTTTCTGTCCCTGGCGTTGGGTTGGGCCGAAGTGCTGGGTGCGCGTGACATCTTTATCGGTGTAAACGCGGTGGATTATTCCGGTTACCCGGATTGCCGTCCCGAGTTCATCGAAGCCTTCGAGCTCATGGCTAATCTGGCGACCAAGGCCGGTGTAGAAGGGAATGGCTTCCGTATCCAGGCGCCCCTGCAGAACCTGAGCAAGGCGCAGATCGTTCAGGCGGGCGTGAAGCTTGGCGTCGATTACGGGCTGACCGTTTCCTGCTATCAGGCGGACGATAACGGCCGTGCTTGCGGTAAATGCGACAGCTGCCGTCTGCGTGCAGAAGGCTTTGCGGCGGCCGGAATCAGCGACCCGACACCTTATTTTTGA
- the nadA gene encoding quinolinate synthase NadA yields MTQISERLLVQAHLDAKQPKPLTAEEEAYYRTAIAAELKAQDAVLVAHFYCDPVIQALAEETGGCVSDSLEMARFGNAHPAKTVVVAGVKFMGETAKILNPEKRVLMPTLEATCSLDLGCPVDEFSAFCDQHPERTVVVYANTSAAVKARADWVVTSSCALEIVESLMDNGETIIWGPDKHLGTYIQRQTGADMLLWDGACIVHEEFKAKQLEDMKALYPDAAILVHPESPTAVIELADAVGSTSQLIAAAQSLPNKTLIVATDRGIFYKMQQLCPDKVFIEAPTAGNGAACRSCAHCPWMAMNTLERTLKSLKEGTNEIFVDPALIPQAIRPLKRMLDFTQAARMKLAGNA; encoded by the coding sequence ATGACGCAGATTTCCGAACGCCTTCTGGTTCAAGCCCACCTCGACGCCAAGCAGCCCAAGCCGCTGACAGCCGAGGAAGAGGCTTATTACCGCACAGCCATCGCAGCCGAGCTCAAAGCTCAGGACGCGGTGCTGGTTGCACACTTCTATTGCGATCCAGTCATTCAGGCCCTGGCCGAAGAAACCGGTGGCTGCGTCTCCGACTCTCTGGAGATGGCCCGCTTCGGCAATGCTCACCCGGCCAAGACCGTAGTGGTCGCCGGTGTGAAATTCATGGGCGAAACCGCCAAGATCCTCAACCCTGAAAAACGTGTGCTGATGCCAACCCTGGAAGCGACCTGCTCGCTGGACCTGGGTTGCCCGGTGGACGAGTTCTCGGCGTTCTGCGATCAGCACCCGGAACGCACGGTGGTGGTATATGCCAACACCTCGGCAGCAGTCAAAGCCCGGGCGGATTGGGTGGTGACTTCCAGTTGCGCGCTGGAAATCGTCGAAAGCCTGATGGATAACGGCGAAACCATCATCTGGGGCCCGGACAAGCACCTGGGGACTTACATCCAGCGCCAGACCGGCGCCGACATGCTGCTGTGGGATGGTGCCTGCATCGTTCACGAAGAGTTCAAGGCCAAGCAGCTCGAAGACATGAAAGCGCTGTACCCGGACGCGGCCATTCTGGTGCACCCGGAGTCGCCGACCGCCGTGATCGAATTGGCCGATGCGGTGGGTTCCACCAGTCAGCTGATCGCTGCTGCGCAAAGCCTGCCGAACAAGACCCTGATCGTTGCCACCGACCGCGGCATCTTCTACAAGATGCAGCAGCTGTGCCCGGACAAGGTCTTTATCGAAGCGCCAACGGCCGGTAACGGCGCGGCTTGCCGCAGTTGCGCGCATTGCCCGTGGATGGCGATGAACACCCTTGAACGCACGCTGAAGAGCTTGAAGGAGGGGACCAACGAGATCTTCGTCGATCCGGCGTTGATTCCGCAGGCGATTCGGCCGTTGAAGCGCATGCTCGATTTCACGCAGGCGGCGCGGATGAAGCTGGCGGGTAACGCCTGA
- a CDS encoding RDD family protein — translation MSKHLLNPQGDFPAAGLGRRLAAMFYDFLLCTALLIVTSGVYKMIQMAIIGEDRMRTLTEAGALDGDPLLSTVLLFVLFGFFAKFWTWSGQTLGMQVWCIRVQNADGSSISLWQALLRFVVSIASWLCLGLGFFWSLFDKQKRSWHDIYSNTQLVRIPKKTK, via the coding sequence ATGTCGAAACACCTGCTCAACCCCCAAGGCGACTTTCCCGCCGCAGGCCTGGGTCGTCGCCTGGCAGCGATGTTCTACGACTTCCTGCTGTGCACCGCGCTGCTGATCGTCACCAGCGGCGTTTACAAGATGATCCAGATGGCGATCATCGGCGAAGACCGGATGCGCACCCTGACCGAGGCCGGCGCCCTGGACGGTGACCCACTGCTGTCGACGGTTCTGCTGTTTGTGCTGTTCGGCTTCTTCGCCAAGTTCTGGACCTGGTCGGGCCAGACCCTGGGCATGCAGGTGTGGTGCATCCGCGTACAAAACGCCGACGGCTCATCCATCAGCCTGTGGCAGGCGCTGCTGCGCTTTGTGGTGTCGATCGCGTCCTGGTTATGCCTCGGGCTGGGGTTCTTCTGGTCGCTGTTCGACAAGCAGAAGCGCAGCTGGCACGACATCTATTCCAACACCCAGTTGGTGCGGATTCCGAAGAAGACCAAATAA
- a CDS encoding cold-shock protein, with the protein MSQRQSGTVKWFNDEKGFGFITPESGPDLFVHFRAIQGNGFKSLKEGQKVTFVAVQGQKGMQADEVQAEG; encoded by the coding sequence ATGTCCCAACGTCAGAGCGGTACCGTCAAGTGGTTTAACGACGAGAAAGGTTTTGGTTTTATCACTCCAGAAAGCGGTCCGGATCTGTTCGTGCATTTCCGCGCTATTCAGGGCAACGGCTTCAAGAGCCTGAAAGAAGGCCAGAAAGTGACGTTCGTTGCTGTGCAAGGCCAGAAAGGCATGCAGGCTGACGAAGTACAAGCAGAAGGCTAA
- the gcvT gene encoding glycine cleavage system aminomethyltransferase GcvT, which yields MSTEQLLKTPLHALHLELGARMVPFAGYDMPVQYPLGVMKEHQHTRDQAGLFDVSHMGQIRLTGANAAKALETLVPVDIIDLPEGMQRYAMFTNETGGILDDLMVANLGNDELFLVVNAACKDQDLAHLRKHIGDQCTIEPLFEERALLALQGPAAVTVLARLAPEVAKMTFMQFTRVKLLGVDCFVSRSGYTGEDGYEISVPAANAEALARALLAEPEVEAIGLGARDSLRLEAGLCLYGHDMNTETTPIEASLLWAISKPRRADGARAGGFPGAETVFAQQQTGVSRKRVGLLPQERTPVREGAEIVNEAGEIIGSVCSGGFGPTLGGPLAMGYLDSAYTVLETPVWAIVRGKKVPLLVSKMPFVPQRYYRG from the coding sequence ATGTCCACCGAACAACTGTTGAAGACCCCGTTGCACGCACTGCACCTCGAACTCGGCGCCCGCATGGTGCCGTTCGCCGGTTATGACATGCCGGTGCAATACCCGTTGGGCGTGATGAAAGAACACCAGCACACCCGTGATCAGGCCGGGCTGTTCGATGTGTCGCACATGGGCCAGATCCGCCTGACCGGTGCCAACGCCGCCAAAGCCCTGGAAACCCTGGTGCCGGTGGACATCATCGACCTGCCGGAGGGCATGCAGCGCTACGCGATGTTCACCAACGAGACCGGTGGCATCCTCGACGACCTGATGGTCGCCAACCTCGGTAACGACGAACTGTTCCTGGTGGTCAACGCCGCCTGCAAGGACCAGGACCTGGCGCACCTGCGCAAGCACATCGGCGACCAGTGCACCATTGAACCGCTGTTCGAAGAGCGTGCCCTGCTCGCTCTGCAAGGCCCGGCTGCCGTCACCGTGCTCGCACGCCTGGCACCGGAAGTTGCGAAGATGACCTTCATGCAGTTCACCCGCGTGAAACTGTTGGGCGTGGACTGCTTTGTCAGCCGTTCGGGCTACACCGGCGAAGACGGTTACGAAATCTCCGTGCCGGCGGCCAACGCCGAAGCGCTGGCTCGCGCCCTGCTGGCCGAACCGGAAGTCGAGGCCATCGGCCTCGGCGCCCGCGATTCCCTGCGCCTGGAAGCCGGTCTGTGCCTGTACGGCCACGACATGAACACCGAAACCACGCCGATCGAAGCAAGCCTGCTGTGGGCCATCTCCAAGCCTCGACGTGCCGATGGTGCGCGGGCCGGCGGTTTCCCTGGCGCCGAAACCGTGTTCGCCCAACAGCAAACCGGTGTCAGCCGCAAGCGCGTTGGCCTGCTGCCGCAGGAACGTACACCGGTGCGTGAAGGTGCAGAGATCGTCAACGAAGCTGGCGAAATCATCGGCAGCGTTTGTAGCGGCGGCTTCGGTCCGACCTTGGGCGGTCCTTTGGCCATGGGTTACCTCGACAGCGCTTATACCGTTTTGGAAACGCCAGTTTGGGCCATTGTGCGTGGGAAAAAGGTGCCTTTGCTTGTAAGCAAAATGCCATTTGTTCCACAACGCTACTATCGTGGCTGA
- a CDS encoding L-serine ammonia-lyase → MSLSVFDLFKIGIGPSSSHTVGPMRAAARFAEGLRREGLLSATTCVKVELYGSLGATGKGHGSDKAVLLGLEGEHPDTVDTETVTARLQEIRSSGRLNLLGEHSIAFNEKEHLAMIRKPLAYHPNGMIFRAFDAAGLQVRSREYYSVGGGFVVDEDAAGADRIVEDATPLTFPFKSAKDLLGHCSTYGLSISQVMLTNESAWRPEAETRAGLLKIWQVMQDCVAAGCRNEGILPGGLKVKRRAAALHRQLCKNPESSLRDPLSVLDWVNLYALAVNEENANGGRVVTAPTNGAAGIIPAVLHYYMRFIPGANEDGVVRFLLTAAAIGILYKENASISGAEVGCQGEVGVACSMAAGALCEVLGGTVQQVENAAEIGMEHNLGLTCDPIGGLVQVPCIERNAMGSVKAINAVRMALRGDGQHFVSLDKVIRTMRQTGADMKSKYKETARGGLAVNIIEC, encoded by the coding sequence ATGTCGTTAAGCGTGTTCGACCTGTTCAAAATTGGTATCGGCCCCTCCAGCTCCCACACCGTCGGCCCGATGCGTGCCGCTGCGCGCTTCGCCGAAGGTCTGCGCCGTGAAGGGCTGCTATCGGCAACTACCTGCGTCAAAGTCGAGCTCTACGGCTCGCTCGGCGCCACCGGCAAAGGCCACGGCAGTGACAAGGCCGTATTGCTGGGCCTGGAAGGCGAACACCCGGACACCGTGGACACCGAAACCGTCACCGCCCGCCTGCAAGAGATTCGCAGCAGCGGTCGCTTGAACCTGCTCGGTGAACACAGCATCGCGTTCAACGAGAAAGAACACCTGGCAATGATTCGCAAACCGTTGGCCTATCACCCCAACGGCATGATCTTTCGCGCATTCGACGCGGCCGGCCTGCAAGTGCGCAGCCGCGAGTATTACTCGGTCGGTGGCGGGTTCGTGGTCGATGAAGACGCTGCCGGCGCCGACCGCATCGTTGAAGACGCCACGCCGCTGACCTTCCCGTTCAAAAGCGCCAAGGACCTGCTTGGTCACTGCAGCACCTACGGTTTATCGATCAGTCAGGTGATGCTGACCAACGAAAGCGCCTGGCGCCCGGAAGCGGAAACCCGTGCCGGACTGCTGAAGATCTGGCAAGTGATGCAAGACTGCGTCGCCGCCGGTTGCCGCAACGAAGGCATCCTGCCCGGTGGGCTGAAGGTCAAACGGCGGGCGGCGGCATTGCATCGGCAACTGTGCAAAAACCCGGAATCGTCGCTGCGCGATCCACTGTCGGTACTGGACTGGGTCAACCTGTACGCCCTGGCGGTCAATGAAGAAAACGCCAACGGCGGACGCGTGGTCACTGCGCCCACCAATGGTGCAGCCGGCATTATCCCGGCGGTGCTGCATTACTACATGCGCTTCATCCCCGGTGCCAACGAAGACGGCGTGGTGCGTTTTCTACTGACGGCCGCTGCAATCGGCATTCTGTACAAGGAAAACGCCTCGATCTCCGGCGCCGAAGTCGGCTGTCAGGGTGAAGTCGGCGTTGCCTGTTCCATGGCGGCCGGCGCCTTGTGCGAAGTGCTCGGCGGTACGGTGCAGCAGGTGGAAAACGCGGCCGAAATCGGCATGGAACACAACCTCGGCCTGACCTGCGACCCGATTGGCGGACTGGTGCAAGTGCCTTGCATCGAGCGCAACGCCATGGGTTCGGTCAAGGCCATCAATGCGGTGCGCATGGCCCTGCGTGGCGACGGTCAGCACTTCGTCTCCCTCGACAAGGTCATCCGCACCATGCGCCAGACCGGCGCCGACATGAAAAGCAAATACAAGGAAACCGCCCGTGGCGGTTTGGCGGTCAACATTATCGAGTGCTGA